From the genome of Papaver somniferum cultivar HN1 chromosome 2, ASM357369v1, whole genome shotgun sequence, one region includes:
- the LOC113353367 gene encoding universal stress protein PHOS34-like codes for MAIATTEKLIVVGIDESDQTTLEWTLDHFFVPLGSNSVFKLVVVHAKPSPSSVVGLSGPGAADVVAIVDVDLRKTSKRALEKAKEICIAKSVKTDDVIFEVMEGDPRKVMCEAVERHRATILVVGSHGYGAVKRALLGSVSDYCAHHAHCNVMIVKKPKITNSLWNIFSF; via the exons ATGGCAATCGCAACAACAGAAAAATTAATAGTAGTCGGAATCGACGAAAGTGACCAAACTACACTTGAATGGACTCTTGATCATTTTTTCGTACCTCTTGGTTCGAATTCTGTTTTTAAACTCGTTGTTGTTCATGCTAAACCTTCTCCATCTTCTGTTGTTGGCCTGTCTGGACCTG GGGCTGCCGATGTTGTGGCAATTGTTGATGTTGATCTAAGAAAGACTTCAAAGAGAGCTTTGGAAAAGGCTAAAGAAATTTGTATCGCAAAATCT GTAAAAACGGATGATGTGATTTTCGAAGTGATGGAAGGTGATCCAAGGAAAGTGATGTGCGAGGCCGTAGAGAGACACCGTGCAACCATATTGGTTGTTGGCAGCCACGGTTATGGAGCGGTGAAAAG GGCTCTTTTGGGGAGTGTAAGTGACTATTGCGCTCACCATGCTCATTGCAACGTGATGATTGTGAAGAAACCCAAGATAACAAACTCACTATGGAACATTTTCTCATTTTGA